Below is a window of Cygnus atratus isolate AKBS03 ecotype Queensland, Australia chromosome 3, CAtr_DNAZoo_HiC_assembly, whole genome shotgun sequence DNA.
aaatagcaatattGTCTCCAGATACATGTTTATTATTAACTTTCCAGCACAAGTCCCGGTCCCCGATTGTAATGGCCAATCTAAAGAGAAATTTAACTTCACAGGGAGAATgtttaaaagcttgttttgaGGGCatcaaaaaaaagttgtttttttttcctggcactgCTCACAGAGCACTTGTTtgcattgtttcatttcttttcacagcACTAAACTTCCACACACAAAACAAGTCTGATAGTGTATATTTATACCTGATAGTGAATGCCTTTAAAGCCGGTGTCTTGCATTAtgccagggaaggagggagcagcaTTAAAACAGCTGCTTCCGCTAATACAAAGGGCTCCAGTATAACTGAACGCTAGTGTCATCGAACACTAGTGCCTCATGTCCTCTTACAGGAGTTCTTGATAATCTTGTCCAACTCAAGCTACTGTTTGGAATTGTATTATAAAGTTGTAATGAATTACATTTCAGTTCTGAGGATAATAATTTTTGTGCTCCTATACTTGCACCACTGCAGCACCAAAagcatgggatttttttaatgtctctgaaaaaaaaagtcagcttttgtttattatatatgaaatattctCATGTATGAAAAGGCttattttttgtccatttttttgtctttacacATTAACAATGCATACATACATCATGGATGTCTGTTGGTTTGTGCACAGGTAGTGGAAGGGTCTGTGAAATTCCTTTCAGATCTGGTCACTGCTGCTCCTTGGCCATTCAGGTGGCTAACTGTAAAACCCAAATGTACTTGCTCATTTCTTGGTCCCTGTTGCCCTTAAAAATGATGTTAGGACTTTGCATGGGAAACACTAAATAGTGGCTGCCAGCCAAAGAAGGTTTTGTTGTTCAGGTTCAATAATTTGCTTGCAGTTAAATGTTTGCTTGATGCTTTGCTTTAAGTGAACAGTAAACTGAGATACTGCATTTTGCATGTTCAGCTGTTGCATGCAAAGATAATTTACGGCTTTTCTGAATTGAATGTGAGCATTTCTGTAAACATTTAGCagataaaaaagatgaagaagagTTCAGTTCTCAGTAAGTTCAGTCAATCTTGATTAAATATgatgtttctccttttcataCAGGCAGAAATATAGGGTTAGCGTATATCACAGTTAAGTATATCTGATTGTGGCTTTGAAAATAATACCTGATTATTCTAAATGCTAAGATGAATTTTAATGAGTATAATTGAGTAGGTGCTTCGAATTATTCTTCTGTCCCTCTTGTCTGTCCTTTcctcttaccaaaaaaaaaaaagtgtttgtataTCCTTTTGCTCTACTAATAAgtagaatgtattttaatgcatgAGGGTTTTTTCATGTCCTGATAAACACAATGAATAAtatgaaatgcttttctctgcagatgtGGAAGCTAtcccagaaagcagaaattcaaaATGCAGGTCTAGGGAGCAACAAAGCTCCTAATTCTATTACCCACTACATGAGATGTGGGCCAAGTGGTGAGTTTCCTGCCCAATATGTAAATgagattaatttcatttacaaCAAACTAACAGCATTACATATAAGAAAAAGTGCACATGGCATTAACCAGATGTAAATACTGCTTGCTTAACTGGCATCTATCTTGCTTATTAGTTAAGCCAGAACAGGTTGTTTTAGAGCAGTTATTTTGCCTATCTAGATAGGGAGCTTCAGTCTGTTTATCCTTTTGCTTgtaaaaatgccatttatttttatttttcaaatttctcttGAAGAAAGTTCAACAAAATCAGATTAAGTAATACTGAAATCAGTTCTTAGATAAATCTAAAAGAATGGTTGAACAAAACgtttttgtttcataaagcaTTCAATAGTATGAGGAAACTGCCTTTTTATAAAGCTTGTCTTTGGCGTTCTGTCCTTCTCTTGACTTCATTAAAACATCTTTGATGCATGCTGTTAGTGCTGTTAGTTCTGTTAGTGACTTAACTCTGTATTTTATACTTCTACACTTTAAGCTTTTCttatgttcttttctctttctacctTTTAACtgaacacagagagaaaagtgtCCTTCAGTATCTCAGTATGAAgcctttatttctgaagtaaacaAGACAGCGACTGTAGgaatcattaataaaaattaagggAATTTTTTACGTTCTTCGTGACTAGAGCaggcaagaaataaaaacctacctacctaccttcCTTCCTTGAATCAAGGAGCTCTACTGGAGTCTACTGCCGAAAATTTGTAGATGGTCTTAGGAATTATTGCACATTGCACTGTTAAGATCTACTGAAAAAAGGACAGTTCTCATCTCCCTAAGGACCAAGAATTTTATGTTCTCAAGAAttactccaggaaaaaaaaaaaacaaaaaacttttaatcTTCTGTTTATGAAATTAGCCACTGATTTGCTTAAGCTTCTGCTAATACTTAGCCAAAAAACATAACTTGCAGTTTATATTTACttctgtaaatttaaaataaatgctgtagTATTTTGTTGAAAGTGACTGTATATACAGATACAAAAACCTCACAGCTTACTGGCGCTTCACTGCCTTATTTGGTTAGCATAATCTGCATGAAATTgctctttaaaaagtttatgctgatttttttttgttgcatactgcaagagaaaaatttGTTTACATACATGAAAACATTTGATAACTAACAAAAGTGGGAGTCATAGGATAATCGTATTATATTGAAATtgtcatttgtgtttttcacaTTCCCAAGTTATTCTGCGTATGTATGTTCAGATTTCTTGACAGGAAATTGTCAGGTATGacttttctgtaacttttattttaatataaggCTGTTCTCAACAAATGGCATTTCCAGGATAAGACGGTCTTACAATGTTTATGTattgattaattttttcttttattgttcaTCTTTTGACATGAGCTGTTTGTGGCTTAGGAGGCTTCttgatggcaaaaaaaaaaaaaaaatatcatgcaTTTTACAGTCACCTTCCCTTAAGGTTATCTTTTATTAGTAAGATACTTTTTGTTCATTATTGATTCATATTAAAGTCAGCAAATGTAATTGGTACATTCAATGGTTGTATACATTTGTTGTCTTGAAAGCATTTGCAAGGAGCTCAAAGGAAGCATACATGAACTTAGAAACAGATACAAAATCAATGTAATTCTATTATATTACAAATCAGTAGGTACATTCATATTTATGTTCTAAAGGGTTAAGTTAACTGTGTAACCTCCTAGAGCCAGGTCTTCCAAACAGGCGTGTAGAAAACGTTCACCTCCGACTTCCTCTGTTCACTTATGGTAAGCATGACTTGAATATTCATAGAACTTGAGTTGCAGACTGCTTGGAGATTGATCACACTGCTGCTTAGAAGGTGTGATACAGCCACTGCAACTTCTTTAacttaataactttttttcttgaggcTTACAGGTTTTATCATTTACCAAGCTTTCAGGGACAATTGAAAACGAATCATTTTCCACTGGAGAGAGAATGCAGTTCAACAGGTTTAAAAGCATATTGGAAAGTCATTTATtgattttactgaaattatGTCAAAaccggggggggagggggaggagttCAATAAGCTTTAGAATGGgaaattgtcttttttcctttaaatgacttccttctgaaatacttttttttatgaCAGTGTTAAAAGATCTAGATCAAAACATTGGTTTTGCAGTATAAACACTTTGTTCAGCCTGAGATTGTTTCCACAGAgaattccccccccccccccccaagtgaAAATAGGACGAATTTAGCAGCTTTCCACCATATAGAATTTCCATTCTTCCTCTAAAgatgtttttggtgttttattaaattaattagtTTACTTTGGTTACCAACTCATACTGGCATCTGTTTCTGGCCCCCTTATTCTCCATGTCCAGATGTTCACTGACATCAGTGGAAGCATCATGAATTGTAGAGTATGAACAGTGTTCAGCAGCTCCAGGAGTGATCTGAAGCTCAGAGTATTCCTGAAATCCAGTTCCACAATGTTTTTGTAGGCAGGCTGAGCTCAGTTGCATAAGGAATAATTTCCCATGCTGTAATTGGTAATATGACCTTTTGGGGAAGGTTTCAGAGCACTCCAAACTGTGCAATGACAGCTACCAGATGTCACCAGAGGGGCAGGTGGGATGTATGGCAGTGGCCAGAACAGGCACGGTGTGTCATGGCACGCCTGTACTGCAGGTAAATTGGGTGTTCCTGTATGCACTCATAGCTCAGGGCATGGCTGAGTTTCTCCCACAGTACCAAGTGAGCCAGGCAGAGCCCTGGTGTGCTCtaggagaaaattattttaagcaataaGAACTTGGTCTCAAGCCTGATCTCTGCGCCATTCCTGTACGCAGTAGTGGCATAGCCATAGATTCTGAAGGGACGCTTGCCTTTACATCATTTCGTAGACATGAAATTGGTAATGTCAGTAGCCCTTACTAAGAACACAGCTCTTTCTGAAAGAGAATTGAAATATGGTAAATGTTAGGAAAGCATCTCCAATTCTGAATTTTGATACTTTTCAGGCTCACTTCAGGGTCTGACTGTTGGTGGATTCTTCCAGAAGCTCTCCTCAACAACAGAGGACCGATGCATTTCAAACTATTAAACCCTGACCGAAGTAGCGTCACTATTTTTAGAAGAACGTGTATCTTGAATTAACAGATTTAATCTCTAGTGCCAAATGTTGTTTGTATTCACGGAATCTGTGCAGTTGTATGTGTTTAGGTATACCATGTACTTGAAGACCCTGGGAATGTGTGAGAGAATGGTGTGTTGCCATGACTGATGCATGGCATGCTTCTCTGCAGGGAACATTGTTGGGCACACGTAACCTTGTGCTCTCACATGTGGCTGCGCCATTTCCTTCACAGGGGCATCTCCTGACTCTTCATTTATTAGCTCTTTTTTATATTCCTGAAGTTGTCCAAGATACCCCATCACAGCTTCCTATGCTTGCTTTTTGTATATTATCACATCTTAAAGAATGGCTGTGCAGTCACAACCAGGATGTTTAGTCACAAACATTACAATTACTATTCAACTGATGATATGTATTGGAAATGAAATCCCCTTATCCAAAAACCTCGGCAAATCTTCCTTGCCTGAGAGAATGAGCAGGAATTTGAGGGCGAGGCAACAGAATGCATCCCGCTAGGTCAGCCTAGCGTAGGTGTATCTGCATGCCAGAGGCCTGGCTAGTGTCCATCTGCGCCATCACGAGCAGGTTTCAAGGCGCTCAGGCTGCATCAGTGCAGAGGCCAGAGTGGGATTTTGGTTTGTGTTGACTGAATTATCCAAAAGCAGCACCGGGGTTACATTCCCAGCACCTTCTTCTGCGGAGAGGTTTCAGAGCAGAAGAGCTGACCGGAGGTTCTCTGTGctctgatgatgatgatgatttttttcctttctgaattgGTACAAAACTTATATAACGCACTTAATCTTTCCAGTCTGTGcccataaaattaaaaaacaaaaacaaacattgaTGTAATTAGGGAGCCACAACCCTTTTTTTTGAAGCACAGACTCCCAGAGGAGTAACACAGCAGCTGTTGGGCAGCCTACAGCAAGAGTACATAGCTGTTTTCAGCAAGAGTTAAGAGTTGCCAAATGTGTCACTGTTAGTTCAAGTTtacaaaagatgttttaataCCATACActatataattttcatttgctttgctggTAGTCTGCTGAGGATTTAGTAACATTCCCAAcgtgtattttttaaactttttccaAGACATGATGCAGCCTCAACAAAGGAGCTCATGTATGATTCTTAGAGGTAGATGATAATGTATATGTAAATAATGCTTTGATATTAATAAAACTGCCTTAAAGGAATGTACCTAGGTGtgaaacaaaacttaaaaagctcttatttaaaactgtaatttcctttacatactgatttttttaatgtttgccaTTGTATACATTTATTAATGATGTTATTAAAATGCCGaaccaaataatttttattcttattttgtgTGTACATTTATACACACTTTTTCTGGAAACTGATGTTACTGGAAGAATATTGATGTTAAGTAATGGCATTGTTGGTAATGTGTTTAGTGACTATTTCTTTTGGAAGGAAACCTATAAAACGGTAACAGAAATTTTCTGGACGGTGtgtagtttgtttttgtgttgcttATTTGTAAAAATCTGTGTAGCTTTTAActatacattattttaatattatttaaaaaaaaccactaatTTCATAGTAAATACAATAAGAACTCATTGCGTATTTGCCAAGTGCAGTATTTGATGTTTTAGTTTTGCTTGGtcattatttttgctgaaacaaGTCTCAGAATCTCTTCTCAAGATGAAGGTAGTTAAAGTTTAAGTTGTACAGATTTTAAGATTCATGAAGCATAGTAAACTGCTATTGTGCACGTCTTTTAAACTCATCTTTCACATTtaaattctctgttttttttttaacttgacaAGTTGCatttactctatttttttttgttcattttggaaCTGATAAAGGATTTTGGGGGTAGCACAAAGAAGGAACCCTAAAAGGAAGGGAGAGCGAGTGGCAGGCAGAGGGTAAGataaatttcacttttaaagatGCCTAAGACTGTATCTTAATATCTAGGTATTTCAGTAACACATCTGTCAACCCAAagttccctgggcagtccattaGTCAACCCTGTATTCCCAAACAACAGATGTTcctttcagtctttcatttaACAAAAAGTATACAGTCGTGTATCTGGACATCTTTTTGTGACTTTTATACAGGTTTCTATCTGTTCAGCATTTTTAGGTCgcttctttctcatttcagcCAACTGCCATTATAGATGGGATCAGTTTCTGTCTTTCCAAAGTAGACAAGGAGAACTTAAACTGCTATATCATGAAGTATGCTGTAGTTCTGTTCACGTCTGTGAGAATAGGTGCCAAATCTtgctgaaataaaggaaaacatgttAACAATGTTTGAAATACCTTGTCTTGTCctagaagcagcagctttttttttaattaactcagTTAATGGAAGTTATTCATTTTCAAGATTTCAGTGGGGCGTGGGAGAACTGTTGATGTTCGCAGCTCCTAGAATTGCCTTGGCCATATATAATGAAACCGAGTCAAATTGGgtgatttttgccttttgtttatttaaaatgtttcccttGATCACTGTTAGTATTGCATCCTTTAGCATGATGCAGTAGTAAATAGTCCTTTTATatggttggttgtttttttttcctttttctctgtgtttacCCTATTGCTTGCCTTTTAGGAATTTTTCTTGCTCAACAGACACTTTCATTAGGCTGTGTTTAAAAGCCCTTTTTCCCTGTCATCTTCAAATTTCACACTTTCACAGCTCCCGTGTCTTTGGTTTTTAGTGGGTACTTGTTACCACAGTATTTCTGCTGGACTCCATGGagtttctgcttcttctgtcTTAATACAAAGAAAGTCTTTTGAAGgggtttttatttgttcacgcaggagagaggagaaagattAGAAATTCAATGTTGAGAATGTGCTGGTCTTGTTCTTGTGATAGTACTCTTCTATACTAAATATATcgtgtttttaaagcaaaatcagCCTCCCCACAACCTTTTAAACATGGGGATGTTTGTATGTTCAGTCCCCTTCTCCTGAAGGGAGAAACTCAAGTATGTCTGCTGTCATACTGTTCTTTCCACTTCTATAGGCACCTGGTTAAAAGGCTACAGTGGAGCAGAGAATATGCACATCTTCCACATGAACCACTAGAAATTGCACACAAAAGTGAACACAGTGCCAGGCTGTATTTACTTTCCTCCCAGGAATCACCAGGTAACACTGCAATTACAGGAACCTGCAATAACATTATTCCTTAGAGCTCTTTTCCTGGGAATTTGCACCCCTCTCTGCTTTCAGACATCTCCTTCTCGTTCTGCCATTTTGGAGAGGCATGCTGCCCTAATGCAGCCATTAGTAGTCACGTCATCTGGGAATTACCAGAAGACTTAGTAGTTAGTTCCTGAAGGGAGGATACTGTGAGAGTGAAAATGCAGCTAAAAATGTAGACAATCAAGTACATTTTCTGTAGTGCAACTAAGTTACTTTTTTCTAGattaaaaataagggaaaaaaagaggtaacATAGTAGGGGGGACAAATGcatatagttaaaaaaaaaaaaaaaaaaagacacttctgTCCGATGTGCTGACAAATAGTTTAGACCTGTTAActcattatttcttaatttagaTCTTCAAGCCCAGTACCACACACAAAAAGTTCCAGTTAATccattttattaataaacacTACAACATATAATGCCATTTCTACTTCTTGTTTACTTACAGGTATATCGcaaacatcttttctttgtaagaatattctgttaaaacttttaatagctgaaatacagtattttttctcacCAGATTATACAACATAAGAAGGAGGATGCCTATTTTTCCAAAGtgtatttgtaataaaaatttCACCAGTTTTGCTCTATAAAATCTTTGCCgagtaataaaaatgtcaacTTCTCCtatttaatgtctttatcaAAATGTATGATTATTGGATCGTGGCCTGTCGATTTCACAAACTTCATAAAGTCTTTAGGGCTTAGGCCCATGGTTGCAGAGTTTGTCATGGGATGGAAATACACCTTCTCGTGGCCCCCCTCCAGAAAGCCGGCATCCAAGACGAACTTTATGTCTCCTTGGTCGCAGAAGAGGGCCAGAGGTGTCGCACAGCCTTGGcctacttttaatttttccagcatGGCGTTTTCATCAGCAAACCTTAGGTTTCCGCTTCCAACACCCAGTTTTTTGGCAAGCTCGTTCAAGTTGATCTGCCTGTCGTGCAGGACGGTCACCAGCCAGaagcctttcttctttttgtctctAAGGAAAAGGTTTTTGCTGTGCCCTCCTTTCAGGTGTTGGACGTGGGACATCATTTCCTCAACCGTGAACACCTGCAGAGTACAACAAGCATAGCGTGAGGCTGTACCCGTCAGCCTTACCGACagcttttgttaaaaatttAGAAAACGCTGAATGTCACGCTCAGCCTAAAAACTGTACCCTTctatgaagaaatttaaaagaaccCGAATAAAACGCGACACGCTGGTCCCGCACCCTTTCTCGTTCGTTTCTCACACGCATCCGCGCTCGCTCAAAAACGCAAGAAAAAAAACCGTGGGGTCCGAGTCCCGCACCTGGGGGTGCTCGGCGGTGAGGGCGGCGATgcccagctcccgcagccgctgcTCCAGCtccgcccgcagccccgccgccgccatggctGCCACGGGTCCGCCCCGCTCCGGCAGCGGCACCGCGCAGGCGCCGGGCCCCCACACGTCGCGCCTGCGCACGGCGGCGAGGACTGCTGGGGCGGTTGGGTGCCGCTGGGGGTCCCCGGAGCGGGCCTGGACGCGAGGGTGAGGGTGAGGGGCCGCGGGGCGTGAGGGGAGCCCGGCGCCCTCCGGGCCGCGGGGGGGAGGTTCCTGAAATTACCGCCAGGGCGTTCGTCCTCTGTGAGCGTGTCCGGCATTGCCTCGAACGGCTCCTAGCTGCTCCTCGGGTCTGCTGTTTCTGCCCCTTAAAGTTCTctttaagggggaaaaaatgagctgTTAGTTGGTTACTTTGTCCTCTGCTCGTTCCCTGTAGGTACTTTGGTACAGGAGAGGTTTTACAACGACAGTGGGCGTGCTGAGAGGGATTGAGGATAGCGCCTTGCTCTCAGAGCTGCTTGGAAGATGGTACAGCACTGCCTGTGAGAGCAAACAGAAGGTGTTGAGAATGGGCCAGGGAATGCAGATAGGAGCTACGAAATAGTGAACTGAACAAGAAGAGTAGCTTGAATAGGAGACTGTTTTACAGGGTAGGTAGAAAAATGACTCAAAACACAGCACGGTTAAAAGAAGATGCGGGAGGAACTGACAGAGGTATCTTGAAAAGCTTAATTGCTAAGCCAAGCCTTAGCCTAGAAAGATGTCTCCGTGTATGCAATAACGctattatcatagaatcatattgTTATAACAGTATCGTTAGAATGCTGCAGTCTTTTAGTGGAGTTATATGCTCGTGTAAGTGTCATTTTGCAAATTTGTTTTACTGGCAGGAGAGGTAGGTTGCACTGGGTATCTGTCAGTATGGTACAAATGTCACTTTTTTGAGTTAATATCAGAGAACCTCGAGTTAGGATTTTAGTAATTTACGTTAAAGGTCAGCAAAGACAGATGAAAGACTTGTAAGTTATGGTAACATTAGTAGATCTGTGTGTCTGAACTGGAATAGTGACAGTGGCAGAAGGTGAAGTgcttcaggaaaatgaaaaatgagcagaTCTACTAAGTAGTTCAACATCATCAGTATCAAAAAGCCTGCTTTGAAGCATTGTAGCACTTATGCCTTGTTTTCCTGTGCATATTGTCATAGCAAAGAACAACTTCCAGCCTTGAGACTGATTTCAATGTGtcctttgtattttcagtgaagaaatgaaTCGAGGGTTGATAGTGAAGTTTGAAAATCTGGTCCAGTTACGTGGTGCTTGCCGACAGCTGCTTACTGTTTCCTACAGGAAAGTCAACAGAGCACAATGGAAGCCTGTGCAGTCATCTGCGTATCCTGTACAGTCCGTTCATCTGTATCCACAGTTCTGGCAAAAAGACAAATCAATCAGTGTCGTCTTATCTCAATACAGACATCTAGCTACAACGGAGGTAATTAACAAAATCCAGTAATCTCTGATTCTGTGTGAAATTTCAAAGTACAAAAAATCAATTTGAGCACTTTATGACAAAAAAGGAGAACTTCACAGAAGCTATTCTAAGTTTATGAGCCAAAATGTACTTATTTAAGACTACATTGTTACTCCTCTCAAATATTGACTTGAAGTACTTATACCAGCAGCATCATGAATCTTGAAGGGGcaggataacatttttttcccttgttttgaACAAttgaatatggaaaaaaaattaagggcAGAATgctatacattttaaatattcagtgtgATGTTTTAAGTCATTAATTTATTGTAATTCATTCATATAGACAAAAAAGATGTGGCTTGAGACCATTGTCtctttaatattgtttttattatttcttagtTTATACCAGCTATATGTTCCTATATACATGTCTAATTCCAtataggagaagaaaaagagcaaaaagaaattgCCGCTGACCAAAGGTGAAGTGGAGATAAAGCAGCATATGACTGTTGAGGAACTTGCACAAGCAATGGGCAAAGACGTAGGTGAGAGCCTGCTTTGCTACTCAAGATGTATTTTAACTGTTGTGTTTTAGTCAGTTGCGACACTTC
It encodes the following:
- the LOC118257477 gene encoding pulmonary surfactant-associated protein D-like, with amino-acid sequence MLNGFYSLLHHSIFRRYNQYDDVSYRENFKGQKQQTRGAARSRSRQCRTRSQRTNALAVISGTSPPRPGGRRAPLTPRGPSPSPSRPGPLRGPPAAPNRPSSPRRRAQARRVGARRLRGAAAGAGRTRGSHGGGGAAGGAGAAAAGAGHRRPHRRAPPGAGLGPHGFFSCVFERARMRVRNERERVFTVEEMMSHVQHLKGGHSKNLFLRDKKKKGFWLVTVLHDRQINLNELAKKLGVGSGNLRFADENAMLEKLKVGQGCATPLALFCDQGDIKFVLDAGFLEGGHEKVYFHPMTNSATMGLSPKDFMKFVKSTGHDPIIIHFDKDIK